DNA from Candidatus Binataceae bacterium:
CAGGACGCGATCGCCCGCGTCATCTTGAACCGTCCGCAGTATCGCAATGCCCAGTCCCGCGTGTTGCTGGAAGAGATGGACGAGGCCTTCAACGAGGCCAACGCCGACGATGACGTGCGCGTGATAATCCTGTCGGGCCGGGGAGAACATTTCTCCTCGGGGCATGACCTGGGCACTCCCGACGAAAAGGCAGACGCGCAGCGACGCCCGTACGGAAAAGGTT
Protein-coding regions in this window:
- a CDS encoding enoyl-CoA hydratase-related protein, with the protein product MAYKQIEYEKQDAIARVILNRPQYRNAQSRVLLEEMDEAFNEANADDDVRVIILSGRGEHFSSGHDLGTPDEKADAQRRPYGKGLRALYERSRRLFLDNTLRWRDLDKPTIAQVHGYCIFGGW